From one Nonomuraea polychroma genomic stretch:
- a CDS encoding ROK family transcriptional regulator, with translation MSGPVPGTPSLLRAINDRAALQALLERGPLTRPEIGTLTGLSKPTASQLLARLQEAGLVVLDGIREGLPGRTAEVYRINPAAAYVGALDVTPDRIEVKVADITGAIVGEHTLPTPRRPHGELVDRLNAALLGANPPDKLRRVVIGVQAAIDPTTGRLGYAATKDVPGWQIPDLVPTLSAGLGVPVDIENNVNLVALAEQAHGAAQDSQDFVLLWADSGIGSAIVMGGRMHRGATGGAGEVGYMPTPGAPTAREAGRLADHGYQALTGGPAVLKLLRSYGVRGADFRQAVANAVRAAEGTGQKADDARAGLRDIAARLAVGLAAITSVIDPGLIVLTGGVVLSGGETLRELVEHELHALTIPRPRVRLSSVEGNPVLAGALDLALDTVREEVFSSTVPS, from the coding sequence GTGAGCGGTCCCGTGCCGGGGACACCCAGTCTGCTACGTGCCATCAACGATCGCGCGGCCCTGCAGGCACTCCTCGAACGCGGCCCGCTGACCCGCCCCGAGATCGGCACGCTCACCGGCCTGTCCAAGCCGACGGCATCCCAGCTTCTCGCCCGGCTGCAGGAGGCGGGGCTGGTGGTGCTCGACGGCATCAGGGAGGGCCTGCCGGGCCGTACGGCCGAGGTCTACCGGATCAACCCGGCGGCCGCCTACGTGGGCGCGCTCGACGTCACCCCGGACCGGATCGAGGTCAAGGTGGCCGACATCACCGGCGCGATCGTGGGCGAGCACACCCTGCCGACGCCGCGCCGGCCCCACGGCGAGCTGGTCGACCGGCTCAACGCGGCGCTGCTGGGCGCGAATCCGCCCGACAAGCTGCGCCGGGTCGTCATCGGCGTGCAGGCCGCGATCGACCCGACCACCGGCAGGCTCGGGTACGCCGCCACCAAGGACGTGCCCGGCTGGCAGATCCCCGACCTGGTGCCCACGCTCAGCGCCGGGCTGGGCGTGCCGGTGGACATCGAGAACAACGTCAACCTCGTCGCGCTCGCCGAGCAGGCGCACGGCGCCGCCCAGGACAGCCAGGACTTCGTGCTGCTGTGGGCGGACTCGGGCATCGGCTCGGCCATCGTCATGGGCGGGCGCATGCACCGGGGCGCGACCGGCGGCGCGGGCGAGGTGGGCTACATGCCGACCCCGGGCGCGCCGACGGCCCGGGAGGCCGGCCGCCTCGCCGACCACGGCTACCAGGCGCTGACCGGCGGCCCGGCCGTGCTGAAGCTGCTGCGCTCGTACGGCGTGCGCGGCGCCGACTTCCGCCAGGCCGTCGCGAACGCCGTGCGCGCCGCCGAAGGCACCGGCCAGAAGGCCGACGACGCCAGGGCCGGGCTGCGTGACATCGCCGCCCGCCTGGCTGTTGGCCTGGCCGCGATCACCTCGGTCATCGATCCCGGCCTGATCGTGCTGACCGGCGGCGTGGTGCTGTCCGGCGGCGAGACCCTGCGCGAGCTCGTCGAGCACGAGCTGCACGCGCTCACCATCCCCCGCCCCCGCGTGCGCCTGTCGAGCGTCGAAGGCAACCCGGTCCTGGCCGGCGCTCTCGACCTGGCCCTCGACACCGTGCGCGAGGAGGTCTTCAGCTCAACCGTTCCCTCATGA
- a CDS encoding HelD family protein: MLASGAVGTMQNRSERDTFADMYASRLARLWAVERGLVFGRLDHVEEGRLYIGKLGLTDDDQRRLLIDWRAPVAQPFYRATPAAPMGLTRRRHLQTKGRTVVGVDDDLLDLDSLSDADRATLNGEAALLAALDERRTGRMRDIVATIQGEQDRVIRSDLNGVLVVQGGPGTGKTVVALHRAAYLLYTHRERLERRGVLILGPNLTFLRYIEQVLPSLGETDVLLSTVGELYPGVTATARERPEVAALKGDLRMAEVIAKAVRDRQKVPRKPIELPIGRITLTIDRSMLEAARNKATRSRRPHNQARTVFVRSLLNALARQQARKIGKGLIDEEELADLREELRTEPVVKTALNRLWPYLTPQRLLLGLYGSPERLDYAASQLTPEERALLRRDGGDWTESDVPLLDEAADLLGEIDEQVLRATALQAEEELAAARQAEEHQREAELAYAREVLELTGLSDVMEAERLAERQRGEGPYLTTAERAAADRTWAYGHVIVDEAQELSPMAWRAVMRRCPTRSMTIVGDIAQTGSAAGARSWSSVLDPYVAGRWRQERLTVNYRTPVELMAVAARVLTTIDPALEAPTSVRELGVEPWSAPLSALPELAKAEVGEGGKVAVVVPDALLASLGSEVAAAVTGTVVVTPGAGRARGAEALDAPVAVMGVADAKGLEFDSVIVAEPDLIAAQSPRGPSDLYVALTRATQRLGVVHERPLSPALQGLASRSPAPASGL; the protein is encoded by the coding sequence GTGCTGGCCTCGGGCGCCGTCGGCACGATGCAGAACCGGTCGGAGCGCGACACGTTCGCCGACATGTACGCCTCCAGGCTCGCGCGCCTCTGGGCGGTCGAGCGCGGCCTGGTTTTCGGACGGCTGGATCACGTCGAGGAGGGCCGGCTCTACATCGGCAAGCTCGGCCTCACCGACGACGACCAGCGACGGCTGCTCATCGACTGGCGGGCCCCGGTCGCGCAGCCCTTCTACCGCGCCACCCCGGCCGCGCCGATGGGCCTGACCAGGCGCCGGCACCTGCAGACCAAGGGCCGCACGGTCGTCGGTGTCGACGACGACCTGCTCGACCTCGACTCGCTCAGCGACGCCGACCGCGCCACGCTCAACGGCGAGGCCGCGCTGCTGGCCGCGCTCGACGAGCGGCGCACCGGCCGCATGCGCGACATCGTCGCCACCATCCAGGGCGAGCAGGACCGCGTCATCCGCAGCGACCTCAATGGCGTGCTGGTCGTGCAGGGCGGCCCCGGCACCGGCAAGACGGTCGTGGCCCTGCACCGCGCCGCCTACCTCCTCTACACCCACAGGGAGCGCCTGGAGCGCCGCGGCGTGCTCATCCTCGGGCCCAACCTCACGTTCCTGCGCTACATCGAGCAGGTCCTGCCCTCGCTCGGCGAGACCGACGTGCTGCTGTCCACGGTCGGCGAGCTCTATCCCGGCGTGACGGCCACCGCCAGGGAACGCCCCGAGGTGGCGGCGCTCAAGGGCGACCTGCGCATGGCCGAGGTCATCGCCAAGGCCGTGCGCGACCGCCAGAAGGTGCCCCGCAAGCCCATCGAGCTGCCCATCGGCCGGATCACGCTCACCATCGACCGTTCGATGCTGGAGGCGGCCAGGAACAAGGCCACCCGGTCGCGGCGCCCGCACAACCAGGCCCGGACCGTGTTCGTCAGGTCGCTGCTCAACGCGCTGGCCAGGCAGCAGGCCCGCAAGATCGGCAAGGGGCTGATCGACGAGGAGGAGCTGGCCGACCTGCGCGAAGAGCTGCGGACCGAGCCGGTGGTCAAGACGGCGCTCAACCGGCTGTGGCCGTACCTGACGCCGCAGCGGTTGCTGCTCGGCCTCTACGGCTCGCCGGAGCGGCTGGACTACGCGGCCTCTCAGCTGACGCCTGAGGAACGCGCGCTGCTGCGCCGCGACGGAGGGGACTGGACCGAGTCCGACGTGCCGCTGCTGGACGAGGCCGCCGACCTGCTCGGCGAGATCGACGAGCAGGTGCTGCGCGCGACCGCCCTGCAGGCGGAGGAGGAGCTGGCCGCCGCCCGGCAGGCCGAGGAGCACCAGCGTGAGGCCGAGCTCGCCTACGCCCGCGAGGTCCTGGAGCTGACGGGCCTGTCCGACGTCATGGAGGCCGAGCGGCTGGCCGAACGTCAGCGCGGCGAGGGCCCGTACCTCACCACCGCCGAACGCGCCGCCGCCGACCGCACCTGGGCTTACGGGCACGTGATCGTGGACGAGGCGCAGGAGCTGTCGCCGATGGCCTGGCGGGCGGTCATGCGCCGCTGCCCGACGCGGTCGATGACGATCGTCGGGGACATCGCGCAGACCGGCTCGGCGGCCGGGGCGCGGTCGTGGTCGTCGGTGCTCGACCCGTATGTGGCCGGGCGCTGGCGCCAGGAGCGGCTCACCGTCAACTATCGCACGCCGGTCGAGCTGATGGCGGTGGCCGCCCGCGTCCTGACCACCATCGACCCGGCGCTCGAGGCTCCGACCTCGGTGCGGGAGCTGGGTGTCGAGCCGTGGTCGGCGCCGCTGTCGGCGCTGCCCGAGCTGGCCAAGGCCGAGGTCGGCGAGGGCGGCAAGGTCGCCGTCGTGGTGCCGGACGCGCTGCTCGCCTCCCTGGGCTCCGAGGTCGCGGCGGCCGTCACGGGAACCGTGGTGGTCACGCCCGGGGCCGGGCGGGCCAGGGGGGCCGAGGCCCTCGACGCGCCGGTGGCCGTCATGGGGGTGGCCGACGCCAAGGGACTGGAGTTCGACTCGGTCATCGTGGCCGAACCCGACCTCATCGCCGCCCAGTCGCCACGAGGACCCAGCGACCTGTATGTTGCTCTCACCCGTGCCACGCAGCGGCTCGGCGTCGTTCACGAACGGCCGCTTTCCCCGGCGCTGCAGGGCTTGGCGAGCCGCTCGCCCGCACCGGCAAGTGGGCTTTGA
- the lnt gene encoding apolipoprotein N-acyltransferase → MVQDRASLPPTTGHGSPPAAQADPSSPDAPGSAAPLPQTLNTPGATTAPETPQTLNTPGNTTRPETPQAHEPSPDGDATKGRPAGDGAIGGLGTASTGAGPAKDAAADGAGAALRLAPMHVDAPEAGAAQEPPAGGGVTGAPEPAPVAAAPPAEAGATGDAPEAASVGLAPSAEGGTGDDPEVALEAAAPTVRGAQSEAGVVPPAGHAAPGESGRREPRKVLAARVVAAVVGGIVLFAAFPPLGWWLCAPLGIGLIVGSLYGARPRRAAWLGYLGAAVFLFPALAWVRTIGDDVWLMLVGTESLFYAAMAALAALVFRLPGWPVWFGGLWVAMEWARGLVPIGGFPWARVAFSQGESLFTPYAALGGAPLVSFAVTLCGALLAHAVLVRSRAWRRAVPVAMALAVPVLTLAIPRPGDEGRTVNVGIVQGNVPGRGMYALGDEPAVVLKNHANETKRLAEAVRAGKLPKPDIVVLPENSTDIDPYQDEFARQIIQDSVRDVGVPTLVGAVVAIGEDHRATRSLVWDPVTGPGAYYDKQNLVPFGEYTPFKDIVLALWERASLVGRQSVPGNKPGDLKLGPVTIGAVNCYEVAYDGTVRGTVRAGGTPLVVQTNNASYALSNLPPQQLAMSQLRAVEHNRAVVTAATTGISAFVTPDGRVAWQTRELVADMNVVKVPVRTQETLATKVGGLPEWALMVMGAAAAAVAAWRGRRRGDQVRND, encoded by the coding sequence GTGGTTCAGGACAGAGCGAGCCTACCGCCCACAACCGGGCACGGCTCACCTCCGGCCGCACAGGCCGACCCGTCCTCCCCGGACGCTCCGGGGAGCGCCGCGCCACTGCCGCAGACGCTGAACACCCCTGGCGCCACCACTGCGCCCGAGACTCCCCAGACGCTGAACACCCCTGGCAACACCACTCGGCCCGAGACTCCCCAGGCCCATGAGCCGTCGCCCGACGGCGACGCGACGAAGGGCCGGCCGGCCGGGGACGGAGCGATCGGCGGCCTCGGCACCGCGTCGACCGGAGCCGGTCCGGCCAAGGACGCAGCGGCCGACGGGGCAGGGGCGGCCTTGCGGCTCGCGCCCATGCACGTGGACGCGCCAGAGGCAGGCGCGGCGCAGGAGCCGCCGGCCGGCGGCGGTGTGACCGGTGCCCCTGAGCCCGCGCCCGTGGCCGCCGCGCCGCCGGCGGAGGCCGGAGCGACCGGTGACGCCCCGGAGGCCGCGTCCGTGGGCCTTGCGCCGTCGGCCGAGGGCGGGACCGGTGACGACCCCGAGGTCGCGCTGGAGGCCGCTGCGCCGACGGTGAGGGGAGCCCAGAGCGAGGCGGGGGTTGTGCCGCCTGCGGGGCACGCCGCGCCCGGGGAGTCCGGGCGGCGGGAGCCGCGGAAGGTGCTCGCGGCCCGGGTCGTGGCGGCTGTGGTCGGCGGGATCGTGTTGTTCGCCGCCTTTCCGCCTCTCGGCTGGTGGTTGTGCGCGCCCCTCGGCATAGGACTCATCGTGGGGTCGCTCTATGGGGCCCGGCCCAGGCGGGCCGCCTGGCTGGGGTATCTCGGTGCGGCGGTGTTCCTGTTCCCCGCCCTCGCCTGGGTGCGCACCATCGGCGACGACGTCTGGCTCATGCTGGTCGGCACCGAAAGCCTGTTCTACGCCGCCATGGCCGCGCTCGCCGCGCTGGTGTTCAGGTTGCCGGGGTGGCCCGTGTGGTTCGGTGGCCTGTGGGTGGCCATGGAGTGGGCACGCGGCCTGGTGCCCATCGGCGGGTTCCCGTGGGCGCGGGTGGCCTTCAGCCAGGGTGAGTCGTTGTTCACCCCGTACGCGGCACTCGGTGGCGCGCCGCTGGTGTCGTTCGCCGTCACCCTGTGCGGCGCCCTCCTGGCGCACGCCGTCCTGGTGCGCAGCCGGGCGTGGCGCAGGGCGGTCCCGGTCGCGATGGCGCTGGCGGTGCCGGTGCTCACCCTGGCGATCCCGCGCCCTGGCGACGAGGGCCGCACGGTCAACGTCGGCATCGTGCAGGGCAACGTCCCGGGCCGCGGCATGTACGCCCTCGGCGACGAGCCCGCCGTTGTCCTGAAAAATCATGCCAACGAGACGAAACGCCTCGCCGAGGCCGTACGCGCCGGAAAGCTCCCCAAACCCGACATCGTCGTCCTGCCGGAGAACTCCACCGACATCGATCCTTACCAGGACGAGTTCGCGCGCCAGATCATTCAGGACTCGGTACGGGACGTCGGCGTGCCCACGCTCGTCGGCGCCGTCGTCGCGATCGGCGAGGACCACCGTGCCACCCGCAGCCTCGTGTGGGACCCGGTGACCGGGCCGGGCGCCTACTACGACAAGCAGAACCTGGTGCCGTTCGGCGAGTACACGCCGTTCAAGGACATCGTGCTGGCGCTGTGGGAGCGTGCCAGTCTGGTCGGCAGGCAGTCGGTTCCCGGCAACAAACCAGGTGATCTGAAGCTGGGCCCGGTCACGATCGGCGCGGTCAACTGCTACGAGGTGGCCTACGACGGCACCGTGCGCGGCACCGTGCGCGCCGGCGGCACCCCGCTCGTGGTGCAGACCAACAACGCCTCCTACGCCCTGTCCAACCTGCCGCCGCAGCAGCTGGCGATGTCGCAGCTGCGTGCAGTCGAGCACAACAGGGCCGTGGTGACCGCCGCGACCACGGGAATCTCGGCTTTCGTCACGCCTGACGGTAGGGTCGCATGGCAGACCCGCGAGCTGGTCGCGGACATGAACGTGGTCAAGGTGCCCGTACGCACCCAGGAGACGCTCGCCACCAAGGTGGGAGGGCTTCCTGAGTGGGCATTGATGGTGATGGGAGCGGCGGCCGCCGCGGTCGCCGCGTGGCGTGGCAGGCGGCGAGGCGACCAGGTGAGGAACGACTGA